A window of Clostridium cylindrosporum DSM 605 genomic DNA:
TTTGATGAAACTATAGAACTATCAGTAAGACTTGGAGTTGACCCAAGACATGCTGATCAACAAGTTAGAGGTGCGGTAGTACTACCACACGGAACTGGTAAAGAACTTAAGGTTCTTGTATTTGCAAAGGGAGAAAAGGCTAAGGAAGCAGAAGCTGCTGGAGCTGAATTTGTAGGTGCAGAAGAACTACTTGATAAGATCCAAAAAGAAAATTGGTTTGGTTTTGACGTAGTTGTTGCAACTCCAGATATGATGGGTGTTGTAGGTAGACTAGGTAAGGTACTAGGACCTAAGGGACTTATGCCAAATCCTAAGTCAGGAACAGTTACATTTGATGTAGCTAAGGCTATTGCTGAAATTAAAGCTGGTAAGGTAGAATATAGAGTTGATAAGACTGCTATAGTTCACGTTCCAATAGGAAAGAAGTCATTTGGAGCTGAAAAGCTAACTGATAACTTCAAGACTCTAATGGAAGCTATTATTAAGGCTAAGCCAGCAGCTGCTAAGGGACAATACGTTAAGAGTGTTGCTCTAGCTAGCACAATGGGACCTGGAGTTAAGATCAACCCAACTAAGGTACTTGAAGCTTAATCTACATTTTATAGTAGAATTATGTTGACAAGTTCCAGGGAATTTGATATTATACTCTAGTGATATAAATTAGAATATATACCGTAGACAGTGGGTGCCAATTGGCGTAACGGGATACCAACCTGCCGAGGTTTCAGATAAGAAATTTTGACCTCTCTACGTCTACGGAGAGGTCTTTCATATTTTATGAAGGACTAACCAAAAAACAAGGAGGTGTGTAAAATGGGTAGCAACAAAAACTTAGCTATAAAGCAAGCAAAGGTTAGCGAACTAGTTGAAAAGTTCCAAAAGGCAGAAGCGGCTATACTAACTTCATACATTGGTATAACTGTTGAGCAAGATACTGAGCTTCGTAAGAAAATGAGAGAAGCAGGTATTGAATATAAGGTTGTAAAGAACACACTAACATCAAGAGCGGTAAAAGAATTAGGATTTGATTTAGATGAATACCTAGAAGGACCAGTAGCTGTAGCATTCGGTTACGAAGATCCAACAGCTCCAGCAAGAATACTTGCTGAATTCGCTGAAAAGAATAAGGCTATCGAGCTTAAGGCTGGTATAGTTCAAGGTAAGGCGTTCGATACAGCAAAAGTTACAGAACTTTCAAAGGTTCCACCAAAGGAAGTTCTTATTGCAAAGCTACTTGGCAGCATGAAGGCTCCAGTATCAAACTTTGTATACTTAGTAAATGCTATAAAAGAAAAGAAGGAAGAAGTAAACGCGTAATATTAATTGCGAGTTAAAATTTTTGGAGGTGTAAATTATCATGACAAGAGAAGATATAATCAAAGCGATAGAAGAAATGTCAGTTCTTGAACTAAATGAACTAGTTAAGGAATGTGAAGAAAAGTTTGGTGTTAGCGCATCAGCACCAGTAGTTGTTGCAGGAGCAGCAGCAGGAGCAGCAGTAGAAGAAAAGACTGAATTCGACGTAGTTCTAGCTTCAGCTGGATCAGAAAAAGTTAAGGTTATCAAGGCAGTTAGAGAAGTAACTGGTCTTGGACTAAAGGAAGCTAAGGAAATAGTTGACGGAGCTCCTAAGACACTTAAGGAAGGTATCAGCAAGGATGAAGCTGATGCTCTTAAGGCTAAGCTTGAAGAAGTTGGAGCAACTGTAGAAGTTAAGTAATTAATTGACAGTTTAATTAATAGGTGCTGAAATTTCAGCACCTATTTTATTGAAAGACTATAGAGTTAAGAATGCAAGCATAGATAACTATTTTATAAAAGGAGTGCTATTATACGAAAAATGCAAATTGTGGTATAGTATAGTAACAAAGTTTATAAAATTGATATCTATGCTTGTATTACCTAAACTTAAATGAAAGCGGCGGATTTATGCTACTTGACATAAGGTATAAGGTATGATAGTATATTTAAATGCTGATAATGGGGGAATTTGTGTTTATTTTCCTCATACGACTTATATATCAAAATAAAATTATGAAAAATATGAAAATGACTAATTGACGTTAAGTCTCTTATTATAAGGTTTTTAGTCATTTAACTTTGCATAAGGGGTGAGATTTTAATGGTACATCCTGTTAAGGTTGGCAAGAGAACTAGAATGAGTTTCTCAAAGATTAAAGAAGTAGTAGATATGCCAAACCTAATCGAGCTACAAATAGATTCCTACAAGTGGTTTTTAGCTGAGGGTCTAAAGGAAGTATTCGGAGATGTTAGTCCAATTACTGATTATACAGGTAATTTGGTTCTAGAATTCATCGACTACAAGCTTGATTATGATAATGTTAAGTATTCAGTTGAAGAGTCTAAAGAAAGAGACGCTAATTATGCGGCTCCTCTAAAGGTTAAGGTTAGACTTTACAACAAGGAAACAGGTGAGGTTAAGGATCAAGAAGTTTTCATGGGAGACTTCCCATTAATGACTGACCAAGGAACTTTCATTATCAATGGGGCTGAGAGAGTTATAGTAAGCCAGTTAGTTAGATCTCCTGGTGTTTACTATTCAAAGACTATTGATAAGTCTGGTAAAAATTTACATTCAGCAACTGTTATTCCAAACAGAGGTGCATGGATTGAGTATGAAACAGACTCAAATGATATTGTTTATGTAAGAATAGACAAAACAAGAAAGCTTCCTCTATCAGTGTTTATAAGAGCACTAGGACTTGGAAGTGATAGCGAGATTGTTCAGTTCTTTGGAGAAACTGAAAGTCTAAAGGCAACTATTGAGAAGGATAGCACAAAAACAGTAGAGGAAGGTCTAGTTGAAATATACAAGAGACTAAGACCAGGTGAGCCTCCAACAGTTGAAAGTGCAACTGCTTTAATAGAAAGTTTATTCTTCGATCCAAAGAGATATGATTTATCAAAGGTTGGTAGATATAAATACAATAAAAAACTTGCTCTTGCAAATAGAATTTTAAATCAAGTTGCAGCTGATACTATCTCACATCCAGAAACAGGAGAAATTCTTGTTGAAGAAGGACAAAAGATAGATAGAGAAGTGTCACTAGCAATTCAAAATGCAGGAATCAATGCAGTAGACGTTTTAGTAGAAGACAATAGAATTAGAGTTATAGGTAATAATTTTGTTGATATACATAAGATTGGATTACCATATGACCTATCAGATCTTAATATTAGAGAAATGGTTCATTATCCAACTCTTAAGGCTATACTTAATGAGTTTAGTGATGAAGCAGAAGTTAAGGAAAATATTAAGTCAAAGTTAAACGAGCTTATCCCTAAATACATCGTTAAGGATGATATTTTAGCGACAATAAGTTATTGTTTTGGTTTATCATATGAAATAGGATATGTAGATGATATTGATCATTTAGGAAATAGAAGACTTAGATCAGTTGGAGAATTACTTCAAAATCAATTTAGAATTGGTCTTTCAAGAATGGAAAGAGTAGTTAAGGAAAGAATGACTATACATGACCTTGAAGTTGTAACTCCTCAAGCGCTAATTAATATAAGACCTGTAGTGGCTTCTATTAAGGAGTTCTTTGGTAGTTCACAGTTATCACAGTTCATGGATCAAACAAATCCACTTTCAGAACTTACTCATAAAAGAAGACTATCTGCACTAGGACCTGGAGGTCTTTCAAGAGAAAGAGCTGGATTCGAAGTTAGAGACGTTCATCACTCACACTATGGTAGAATGTGTCCAATAGAAACTCCAGAAGGACCTAATATCGGGCTTATAAACTCACTTGCAACTTATGCAAAGGTTAATGAGTATGGTTTTATAGAAGCACCATATAGAGCAGTAGATAAGAAAAACGGTATGGTTACAGACAAAATCGTTTATCTTACAGCTGATGAGGAAGATCAATATATAGTTGCTCAGGCTAATGAGCCACTAAATGAAGATGGTAGCTTTGTTGATAAGAGAGTTACTGTAAGAGCAAAACATGAGAATCTTGTTGTTTCTCCTACAGAAGTTGACCTTATGGACGTATCACCTAAGCAGCTAGTTTCAGTAGCTACAGCTATGATACCGTTCCTAGAAAATGACGACGCCAACCGTGCACTTATGGGATCAAACATGCAGCGTCAAGCGGTTCCATTAATCAAGCCAGCAGCTCCTATAATAGGTACTGGTATTGAGCACCAAGCGGCTAAAGACTCAGGGGTTATTCCTCTTGCTAAAGCTGACGGTAAAGTTGTTAAGGTTACAGGAGATAACATTCAAATAAGAAGAGATGATGACGGTAAGATAGATTCATATAGACTAATTAAGTTTAAGAGATCTAACCAAGGTACTTGTATTAACCAAAGACCAATCGTTACTGAAGGCGATGATGTTAAAAAGGGAGATATAATTGCTGACGGTCCTTCAATAGATCTTGGAGAAATTGCCCTTGGTAAGAATATACTAATGGGATTCATGACTTGGGAAGGTTACAACTACGAAGATGCTATACTAATTTCAGAAAATCTAGTTATGAGGGATGTATTTACTTCAATACATATTGAAGAATATGAATGTGAAGCAAGAGATACAAAACTTGGACCAGAAGAAATAACTAGAGATATTCCAAATATCGGAGAAGATGCTCTTAAGGATTTAACTGATAGAGGTATCATAAGAATAGGTGCTGAGGTTAGATCAGGAGATATTCTTGTTGGTAAGGTTACTCCTAAGGGAGAAACAGAACTTACTGCAGAAGAAAGACTTCTTAGAGCAATATTTGGAGAAAAGGCTAGAGAAGTTAGAGATACATCACTAAGAGTACCTCATGGTGAATCTGGTATCATAGTAGATGTTAAGATATTTAATAGAGAAAAGGGAGATGAACTTCCACCAGGAGTTAATGAACTAGTAAGAGTTTACATTGCTCAAAAGAGAAAGATTTCAGTTGGAGATAAAATGGCGGGACGTCATGGTAATAAAGGGGTTATCTCTAGAGTATTACCTGCTGAAGATATGCCATTTATGCCAGATGGAAGACCACTTGAAATAGTTCTTAACCCACTAGGGGTTCCATCACGTATGAATATCGGTCAGGTTCTTGAAGTTCACTTAGGTCTTGCAGCAAGCAGAATGGGATGGCATGTAGCAACACCAGTATTTGATGGTGCATCAGAAATTGACATCCAAGATTGTCTTGAAATGGCAGGACTTGATAGGGATGGAAAGCTTGTTCTATACGATGGAAGAACGGGAGATCCATTTGATAATAGAGTAACAGTAGGATATATGTATATTCTAAAACTTGCTCACCTTGTTGACGACAAGATACATGCTCGTTCAACAGGTCCATACTCACTTGTAACTCAACAGCCACTTGGAGGTAAAGCTCAGTTCGGTGGACAGAGATTCGGGGAGATGGAAGTTTGGGCAATTGAAGCCTACGGTGCTGCACATACTCTACAAGAAATACTAACTGTTAAGTCAGACGACGTTGTAGGGCGTGTAAAGACATATGAGGCTATTGTTAAGGGAGAAAATATCCCAGAACCAGGAGTTCCAGAATCATTTAAGGTTCTTATTAAGGAACTACAATCTCTATGTCTTGATGTTAAGGTGCTTTCTGATGATAAGCAAGAAATATCAATTAGAGAAGATATAGAAGATGATCTTGAAGAAATTCAAGCAACAATGGAAGAAAATAGTGAAGTGACAGTAATAGAAACTGCACCAGTTATGGAAGATGGTTTACCATCATATGCTGAGGATGATATAGAT
This region includes:
- the rplA gene encoding 50S ribosomal protein L1; translation: MKRGKNYQDSAKLIDKHNLYSTAEAIELALQTSKAKFDETIELSVRLGVDPRHADQQVRGAVVLPHGTGKELKVLVFAKGEKAKEAEAAGAEFVGAEELLDKIQKENWFGFDVVVATPDMMGVVGRLGKVLGPKGLMPNPKSGTVTFDVAKAIAEIKAGKVEYRVDKTAIVHVPIGKKSFGAEKLTDNFKTLMEAIIKAKPAAAKGQYVKSVALASTMGPGVKINPTKVLEA
- the rplJ gene encoding 50S ribosomal protein L10 yields the protein MGSNKNLAIKQAKVSELVEKFQKAEAAILTSYIGITVEQDTELRKKMREAGIEYKVVKNTLTSRAVKELGFDLDEYLEGPVAVAFGYEDPTAPARILAEFAEKNKAIELKAGIVQGKAFDTAKVTELSKVPPKEVLIAKLLGSMKAPVSNFVYLVNAIKEKKEEVNA
- the rplL gene encoding 50S ribosomal protein L7/L12; this translates as MTREDIIKAIEEMSVLELNELVKECEEKFGVSASAPVVVAGAAAGAAVEEKTEFDVVLASAGSEKVKVIKAVREVTGLGLKEAKEIVDGAPKTLKEGISKDEADALKAKLEEVGATVEVK